The Canis lupus familiaris isolate Mischka breed German Shepherd chromosome 14, alternate assembly UU_Cfam_GSD_1.0, whole genome shotgun sequence DNA window CGGCCTCCTGCGGCGCCACCGCCCGCCTCCGAGCTTCGCCCCGGGCTGGCGCGCACCGCTGCAACGACTCGGGGTCGCCCCGGGGCCGCGCGCTGGCTGCCGACACCCGCGTTTGTCTGTGCGTCTGTCCCGCAGGAGGAGCTGCCCGAGCCCTTTGAGCATCTCCTGCAGAGAATCGCCCGGAGACCCAAGCCTCAGCAGTTCTTCGGATTAATGGGCAAACGGGATGCTGGTGAGATGGGCGGCCAACCCCCTCCGTGTCTCTGAGCCACCCTCCCGGGCTCCTGGCTCCTAGAGCGTCCTAGCGCGCCCAGTCTCTCCTGCCCTTTGAGGAGAAATTTCCACGCTAAAATGGATACATCCCCGGGGAGCGACTCTGGCCCTCACCCTGCTAACACACGCACAGGCCCTCGGACGCAGGGAGAGGTCCTGAGAGTGACCCAGATCAAGAACAGGAAGCAGCCTTAGCTGAGGGCCCCCTTGACAGAAGACCCAGCTGCCGGAGGGGAGGCGCGGGGCCTCCAGGGGTAGTAGTCAGAATGGTCCAAGTGCCAGTGGAAACCGGTTGGAGACCTTTGGGGTTAGATTAGATTTCGATCAGATGGAGCTCCCTAATGTCTCCTGATAGAAATAGTCAATTTCCTTGAATTTATCACACCATCGGTGGAATGTGTAAATAGTTACTGTCGATTCATCTTTTGTCAGATTCCTCAATTGAAAAACAAGTGGCCCTGTTAAAAGCTCTTTATGGTAAACATTtctataaatctttattttactatTGTGAATGTACATATAGGAAACGTAAAGAAAGTCTTTTATGGGCTCAAATACAGATTCTTGATAATGCCTGTTTAGTAAAGGTATAGATTTGTATCCCTCTTTCCTGAGTGTCAAATGGTGGTCCAGCTTGgagatgtgtttctttttttgttttgttttgttttgttttgtttttaagtgagaAAACAGGTGTTGTGGCCTAACAGTTATTATTGTTAGGCCTCGGGGGTCTCATagtcctgggtttgaatctgtGGCCCATAGAAGgcacttaaaaatattccttttggttgctattttgtttttatcattaataattTGGTTAGCATTTATGGTATATTCTGCTATATTCCTCAGGATAGTACATGAATGGGAAatattacatgttttaaaaatcaacttattttataattctcttctaaaaatataatgtagcattttaaaacaaatctactGCCTTTGCtaactttccctttctttcttctaggACATGGCCAGATCTCTCATAAAAGtaagtttcaaattattttgacatttacCAAATGCAAATGTAAATTAGATCGAATTTCATTTTATAGCTTATCTTCTGTTATAATTTAGGacttaatattttcaattaaGACAGTGTAAGAATGGAGGAAACTTCTATTAATTACATCCAgagcatgatttttttaaagctctgttttAAAGGGATGCATTATGTTAAAAATCCTTTAATTCCTTGCTAAACTGTtgctgaattcctgacccacaaaaagtgtgagataataaatatttgttgtcatTTTGagctgctaaaaaaaaagagagagccagaAGAAATCTTTTAACTCCTATAAATTACCTCTTTTAGATAAGAATTTCAGTCCAGGGATAAAAATCCACCACAGATTCCTCTCCCTTTTCACCCCTCACCATCTCCTACCTCCCACCActtctgcaaaaacaaaaacaaaacaaaacaaaaactaagcaTTTATAGGCATCTCTTCACATTTCAGTATGCCAAATCTCATGATGATATCATGTATTAGGGTAACCCAGCAGCCGATTAAGAGGATTGAGTGAATGAGTAGAGAATCCATAGTAAGGGttaaagataaatagaaatgcagttttttttttttttttttttttgaaatgcagTTTTTTGATTCCATAATTGAATGGGGACCCTCAATCTATCAAAGCACAAGGAAATATTCCTTAGGGCAGTAGAGATGACAGAGTTATGGCACTTGATGTTTATTAGATCTGTTTCCCAGTTAATGGAACTGGAATTGACAGGAAGTCCCATGGGTCCATCTTAATCATACACATTTACCCCAGTGTCCTCCCCCAACTCCACTTTTGGTTCACTGGTTGGCAGAGGAGGTCACATTGGGACAACAGTCTTTTTCTCAAGTAATACAGTATAAACCAAGAGACCTTTCCCCACAAGAATTGAAATAGTAACTTTCCTCAAAGGCTTCACCTTTGAAGATAAATCTAATTCATATTTACATTCTAAAGATTTGAATTTCAAGGGAATTATATATAGCAAAATTCtatgtaatgaaaataaatgcactCCTTTAATGTCAAAATTAACACACTTTtccagaagtattttttaaaatccagtgtaataaaaaatagtgacctTCTAGAAGTTTATAATCATCAGGTGCAGGGATCTGACTTAACTAAGGTTTAGTTCCTGAGCAATACAACATAGTAACATGAGGACATACACTTGGATATTTCTGTCACACATGTGAAATTGACCCCCTAAACCCAAAACTAACTTAAAAAGccacaatatttaaaacattatatatacaaACAGATAAAATGTAATGTGCACAAAGTATACTTGCTAATATGTAGATATAGAATGACGGAAAGTGCTTTCATTGTATTGTTTTATGTCATTTGTAAGACTTACTAGAAATCTTCATTTCTTCAGGCTCACCAAAACTTGAAAtggttatatatttattatataggcATATATTTGAAAGCTTGCTTTTCTTCAGTACTAGTTATAACAGTTTATTTCCTCGAagatatacatattaaaatacccctaaatgtatttttccagGGCATAAAACAGATTCCTTTGTTGGACTAATGGGCAAAAGAGCTTTAAATTCTGGTATGTATAAAACCATGACTGAAAATAGACAGTATCTgaaatctattattttctttctaagacatagttttcaaagtactaaaaaggaatgataaatttaaaatgagtacttatggtaaaaaaaaaaaaatctaattgcaataaataaatccaagaatGGATTTATAGCTGACTAAGCTAATCTCACCCAGGATGCATCTTATTTTCTCAAAGTACCAGCCTTATCACAGTCTGCCATGTTTAATCATTACCTCACCTGAATCCTTAGGCTAGTCTAATATTCTTCCCCATACATTTGTTACATAAGCCACACTTAACGTTCCTGAACTAAGTGGGGAAGGGTATATGGGAAATAAGACCAATTTCACTTAATACCAAGGTAATTCAAAAGGCTTATAAGACATTATGTCTGGCAGTCTTCCCGcacaaaagtaaacaaacaaaactagcAAATGTATTTATACTTTATGAAATTATAGAAGCTCAAGCTCGAAACATCCTGATGGATGTTTGAGAGTATGAGAGTAACACAGTCCACTCTAGTGCTTTCAAAAAGGAGCACAATGAAGTCACCTTGGGGATTATAATCTGTTCTGGCTGTAAAACCCTCACAGAGAAGGGATGCCACAATCCTCATAACCCATCTTAATCCTGAACAAGTCTTTCCCTTGACATAAAGcatatttcctttcctctctgcagTTCCTATCTTCTGTGTAAATGCCACATACATATATCTGAAAACCCATTCATCACACCATTTTCAAGGTTAAATAAACACTTTATCATTTTCAGAGACTGATTCTTTTGTAAAGCACATTCAGGCCTTTATAGTGATTAGTTAGATTCCTTAGGAACCAGAGCTATTCAGACTCTCCTTATTTTACCTTAAGTGAAAACAGAATTATAGTATTATTCAAGCAATTAATTAGAAAGTAACCAGTTGCCTTAGCCATTCAGAATATTTCAAGTTTCTAGAAAATCTGTAACTAAGAAATGTTAGCTTAATTATCTGGAAAATTCATgcaaaaatgatatattttaccaTTGGTTCCCTACCTTCCAAATTTAGACACtacgtttgtatttctttttcagtaatttgGGGGCTgttcaagtttaatttttttttcaaatttgaattttaaagatgTTACCAGTGTGCCTCATGAAaaactttcaattattttattaacataatattatcctctactttttgaaaaaggaatgtAAATTTAAACCACACTGGTTTGTGGTAGAAATGTACACTAGTCCTTATATAACTCTTCTTGATAATCATATTAGTCATCAgctttttatttccagaattGATACAGGTCTCAGAACATGGCTAACTTTACAAATAATATAGATAATGTGCAATTTATACAGACTAAATGCTCTTAAATGTGTGCAAggtaaaaatgtaattatagataaatagaatTACTATAATGAATTAGAATCCATTTATGACTAAATCTTCACTCctccattttaagaaaatatgaaaggaaaaatgagcaaaaaattaatatacactCAATCAGATCTTTTCACTTGATCAGCTGAGGCAAGGTTACCATTGTGTTCTACAGCTATCTGATTCTTACCATTTTGTGGTCACAGACCTCTTTGATGGTCTGAGAAATCTAGAAACCTGCTTTGTAGAGAAACCCCCATTAgcttttaaacacaaaaatttgCATATGGTTTCAGAGGGTTCAAGGACCAAATACAATACTCTCCTTCCTGTGAAGAGGATGTTTTGTTCCAGCTAACACTCACCAATCTCTGGTTACTTTACATCACCATTCACCTCACTTCTCTGAGGAGTAGAACATGTAACCTAAAGTTTGTCAGGAACTGAACTTGTGCTAGGTATCCTCCTAATACAAACAAATCAGGATGAGAAATAGACTGTTTCCTTCCTTGAGAACTTCCCAGTTTGGGGCTCAAACTGTTTTACCCTGGAAGCGCAAAGGTGATTGGCATGAAGCATTCAGCTTATTGTGAACCCAGTGCTGGATGCCAACAAGGGCGGCTGCGCAGTGGAGAAAACGGAGAGGTCACCCTACAGCCCTCACCTACCTCCTCTTTCAACGGATCTTTCACACTGAGCTAGGATCCCTACAGATCCTCCACTGTTCTTTCtacagtttttgtttaaattcagtaTTTTACACAGGacatactgaattttaaaaagcagcatagTTTCACTAAAATGTCAATCTAAGTGTATAAGTTAACTAAAATGATGAATAATAGACTCAAGTATTCTGATCACAGCAGTCTGAGCCTTATCCTTTCATGGTTACAGACGTCTTTGAAattgaatataatataatataatataatataatataatataatataatatattaatactgTGCCTTTTTTCTAGCCTAGCTAGTCAAAGTACTTAAATTACTTGCTAGCTATATGTTAAATACTTTGGGAGGCAGTGGTTAATCTTTTCACAGGCCATTAGAGTGCTGGGAGGTAAGTTACACTGTTGTATGTGGATAGCAGAATTGCCCTACTGTCAATGAAGTTGTTTTTAGTTTCAAAGACAGTCCGTCATTGGAATATATCCACAAGACACCAGTATGTACTCCCATAACAGGAATCATCAGATTTCTATGAAGAGCCAGATAGCAAACATTTTGGATTTTGTGAGCCGTGCAGTCTCTGTAGCAACCATTTGGCCTGTAGTTTGTTGACTCTGTCCTAGAATCAGAGTCTCATATTTTGCTTTCATCCTACTACTATTCCTATTCCTATCATCCTTTCTATAAATCTCCATGGGGGTGTCTGCCACTGCTCGAGAATGTTGTGGAGAATTAAGATTGGAGCTGTGCTGTGGGGGCACCAAGCATATGGCAGATGGCATGAGTAACCAAGCATTCTGTCGTTAGATCACTTCCAATCAGGACAGAGACTGAGGCAAGGTTGGAGGATGTGCAAAGAAAACTCTTAGAAATACTTcaatgaaaggggaaaaagtcATTCATGAGTTTTTAATACATTACTGTGTGTCTTGAAGTTTATTTAGCTCTCTCAGTGAATCATCTTAAAAaaccctctgccttctctttgttCTCAGTGGCTTATGAAAGGAGCGCAATGCAGAATTATGAAAGAAGACGCAAATAAACCACCTCATGTGTAATTTATTGAGCTTCGTGTGTGTCACTGGCCAATGAAAGGTAAAATGAGACATGCACCATGaggaataattatttatttaataataattgttttgagtggaaaactcaaaaaactgtttatttttcatattgtgCCAATACGTGCTGTGAAAGTCTGTTATAATTCTAATATGACTCCCTCAGATGTAGAAATCAGTGGTCATTTCTCAACAAAGCACAGTGTTCAGTGAAACTGAAATATattcttcaaagaaagaaatcatcttCGTTTCTTGGAAGCAGTCACATCAGCCACTGCTGAAGGAGAGGGAACACAGATAGGCTTGTGCTTCATCTGTTTTCATGGTGGAAATGTACTAAGATTTGATATCAGACTGTATCCCTGCAGCATGTTTCATGTGTTATGACTTATatagagatgttttaaaaattttaatgtgattcTAAGATCTTCACTTCATTGTATAATGTGTTGtgatagttaacattttaaataaaagaaaaaatatcttgagaattgcgttttattctttcattaatatttctgtCGAACCAGCACACTTTCTTTTAGTAGGTGAAATATATTCAAAGCCATTTTGGCTGCTCAGTAGTGAAACATAAAGcttctaaatttctctttcttgaagtAAATGACAACAATATAATCccagttcctctctctctctctcatacacacaaatacagCTTTTTTGGGGGTTAGGGGGGTAAGGCTCAGTCATTTGGCATGAGATCATTCATGAGGAAAACAATTACACTTTGGAGTCCAAAGAGCAGTGGATAAGTCCTGTTGATGCATGCCCATGATTTccttttacagataggaaaatgATATGTCCTAAAGATGCATTCCACTGGTTATTTCCTTGTGGGATAAAACATTAGCCCACTACCATTTAAGCCCTGCTTGGAGCCCAGGTATAAATTCACCAGAGTGTGATTCACAGTAGAATTAAGACACCAAACTCACCTAAAAGATGATATAGACAGATGGAGTCTGACTGATAATAGCGCATCACTCCCCCATAACAAAGACAAGAGCACCTTTCTAGCATTTCTAAGGAGGCCTGTGAATTGCTAAGGCCCATTATTCTCTCCAGCTGAAGCATGTGCATCAGGAATAAACACAGAACAATCAGGGGGAAGCTCTTGTGTATTTGTTTAAGGGGAAGGATTGATAAGTATCCTTGAAACTGTTTTCAGATTGCACAGAGGATGTGGAATATTGACAAGTAGTACAAAGACTCAGGACGAGCATTGTTGGTGAACTAAAACTCCATGAATTTAGCCTGGATTGGTGACTATTGTTGACCAAGAGTTTGATCAATATTGCTGATCAATGGTTAAAGCCATTCTGGGACAGAAGAACTAAAGCATATAaaacctttatatttttaaataaataatttgttttaaagaaactctaacaggggtgcctgactgCCTCAGTTGGAAGAGTAAGTGATTCTCggtcttggggttgtaagtttgagccccacattggatacagagattacttaaataaataaacttagggatccctgggtggcgcagcggtttggcgcctgcatttggcacagggcgcgatcctggagacctgggatcgaatcccacgtcgggctcccagtgcatggagcctgcttctccctctgcctgtgtctctgcctctctctctctatttgtgtgtgactatcataaaaaaaaaaaaattaaaaaaaataaataaacttaaaaagaaaatccttaatcTCATTTCCTTGTTACACAGTACATTGAAATATTACAAATTATAAATGACAAGCAAAATGGAGATCAGAGTCATCTAGAGCTCCACTCCCAAATAGTAATGTTTAATGCCCTATTTAAGaataagtgcaaaaaaaaaataagtgcaatatataaattatataaattaataattatataaattatgtaattaataattatacaaattaatAAGAGATTCTAATGTGAGAATGTGAGAGGAGTCAGTATTAGAGATTATTAGGGGGAAATAGAACAAATTAATATCTGACAATGAGATTGATTAAGCAAACTGGCAGATtgatacaattgaatattatgcCGTCATTTAAAATGACGTgtttgggcagcccaagtggctcagcagtgtagcgccgccttcagcccagggcatgatcttggagacccgggatcgagtcccacgtcaggctccctgcatggagcctgcttctccctctgcctgtgtctctgactctctctctctctctctctctctctctctctctctgtatattctcatgaataaataaaatcttttttaaaaataaaatgacgtGTTTAGTGACATAGAACAACATATATGGTATATTTTTAGGCACAAAGCAATATTCCtgcagtatatatacatatatatttctgcaTAGATGTTATATCAAGAAGAAACAATGTAATGGATGCGTGTGGGGTTCAGAGTCAAACTGCATGGGTTGGAATTCTGGCTACTTCACTTGAATGGGATGTGATGAAGGGGAAGtcacttaatttctttctgccttATTATCCTCATCAGTAAAATTGGATTAATCATAGGATCCACCACCGTTAAACACTACTCTGCACAGTGGATAGTATCCACTATGGAGCTGGGCTGGGGATTGTGGAACATGATACCTGTAAAGCTTGGAACACAGTCTCCAGCACACAGCAAGTATTCAGTGAATGTTACCTATTGCCATTGCTAGCTACTCTCCCAAATGCCAGTGAGAAAATTAGCAGTTTTTtagcaaatgaaatattttttaataggcACACTGAAGCAGCAACAGCATGGGGTCGTTTTTATATAGCTGCTACACAGATTAAATCCAGGGTTGTATCACAAACTGCTGTGCTCTGTGCTGTTCACTGCTGCACCAGATAGTTCCCTTGGCCCCTTCTGTCTCTGAGATTCTATAAATCTCTGCAGCATGATCTCACAGTGCTGCATAAAGACCTGTATCAGCGAGACTTCATTCATGCCTACTTCCCCTCCAGGCCCAGAAAGCCAGCAACAGCGTcaataaggaaaaggagaggaactTCTTGACGTGTGTACTcatgaaatatttactattatttccCCTCTGTTGCACAATTCctttaacaaaaataagttttcttcaccttcattttttcttaaatattttattctggtaTGAAACAGCAAAAAGATGAATCTATATAATTAAGTTACCTAAATACTTtattgctttgggttttttgtctattttctggttttgctttCTCTGGGTTAAGGATGATGGCAAAAACAAATTACACTCAAGCTGAGTAGACAGATTGTAGAGAAGCCAGCAATGGAAGGTGGGTCTCTAGGCTGGCACCCTTGGGAGCCATTTCTAGCCCTAGGCGTGAAGGATCAAGATGAGGAATTGAGGGTCTCAGTGTGCAGAGGACCACCTGGCAGCTGTTGTCTTCAATAGGAGGATAAAACCAACACAGGGTGGTCAGGTATGTCGGTGGGCGTGGGGAGGGGTGGAATTGGAAAAGCCAGGGAATAAATATTCCAATATTACCTAACTTCTGCTGGACAAACCCAACTGGAAACAGAGGGCTTGGAGCCCTTGATGCTGTCCACACCGGTAAGCAGCATAGCCAGGGTATCAGAGCAGGTGGGAAAAGCTGATGGGTGCATTTGGACTTAGAAAAGGAAGAtatctgaggtgcctgggtgactcggttaagcaaatgtcttcagctcagatcatgatcttgtgTCCTCGGAtgagtccctgctcagcggggagcctgcttcttcctctccccctgccccccccctccctctgctcatgctctctcttgctctgctctctctctctctcaaataaataaaaatcttttttgtaaatgaagaaaaggaagatgttCAATGGATTATGTATACCATCATTTTGAATCCAAAAGCAAGACTAATATGCTGAAAttcaaatagagaaaattataaagtaaaaatgaatctTCCTCTGGACAGCCAGTTCTATTCTCTTGGAATATAGTTTCATATGGACCCAtccaaacagataaaaataacattttaatttgagCACATGCTAAAATCTCCTGTTTTAAtacaaagtcatttttattttttaagttatattttgaaagaaattaataagGACATTGGGATTTGTGAAAAACAGCATCAAGACTTTGGGTAGACCAGAAATTATGCAGATCCTTATGAAAGAAAGCACACAGGGAGCCACTGTGGTAAGCCATGGCCCTGTCAGGGAATCACGGAGGCTGCAGAGAAAGGTGCCAACCCGAGTAGGAAATGGACTGCTGCAAAACACAGACTTCTCATCAGCATCACTGGGTGCTATGCGGTAAGCgaacaaaatctaaaaattcttaagggaaaaaaaatatttagccaaACTATCCTTTAACAATAAGAATGAAtgtgcaaaagaagaaaaaccagctAAACCCTGTTAACTTAAGCCTTTATTAAAATCAtcacaacagggatgcctgggtggctcagcggtttagtgcctgccttcagcccaggatgtgatcctggagacccgagatggagtcccacatcgggctccctgcatggagcctgcttctccctctgcttctctctctctctctgtgtctttcatgaatgaataaataaataaataaataaataaataaataaataaataaatcagtctttttaaaaaataaataaaataaaatcatcacaaCAGGACAATTCAAGATAGCTATTCTACTGGAGAGCCTgaggaatttttatattaaatttatgaaGTTACAAATTTTGTCTATATTCTGAGAATTGGTCTCAGAAGGTATGGGGAATTTAGGCTGCATTAGTCAGGGGACAGGATTTGGGGACTGCAAGAGTAGAACTAAAGTATTTATAGCTCTTAGGCAGTTTGGATTTATTAGGAgtggtgaggaggaagaggacagaaCCAGATCTTTCTAGAGTCAGTGCTAGAGCTAAATTCAgcatttggcttctttcatgAATCAAGGACATTTTCAAACACAGAGGACCTCAGAAAGTTTACCATCcacattctttgaaagaattgctATATGATATTATTtcagcaagaagaaaaataaatctgggaGAGAGTAATGAGTAAGAAACATTGCAACAAAGTAATCATTTGAAACAACATTGCTAAATTGAAATCAGTATGTGTGTTGAaccatttggaaataaaactCCCTAAGATGTCAACATGAGAGTCcatggaggaagaaggagagtgtaaaagggaataaatacacattaaatttcttgttttgttgaaaTAGAGTAGAATTTAGATGCATTTGACTCCagacttttgaaaaagaaaatgtaagttaCTTATATGAGCTAAAAATGCACAAGCTGAACAAAAACAATGGATGAATGTACAACTATcaaaacagaagaggagaaatgTTGCAAAACAAAATCTAACCAAAAGAGGCAAGaaagccttaattttttttttctttttttttttttttttaggctgggtgcctgggtggctcagtcagttaagaaactgactctcagtttcagctcaggttgtggactggggtcctgggatcaagccccacatcacg harbors:
- the TAC1 gene encoding protachykinin-1 isoform X1 yields the protein MKILVALAVFFLVSTQLFAEEIGANDDLNYWSDWSDSDQIKEELPEPFEHLLQRIARRPKPQQFFGLMGKRDADSSIEKQVALLKALYGHGQISHKRHKTDSFVGLMGKRALNSVAYERSAMQNYERRRK
- the TAC1 gene encoding protachykinin-1 isoform X3; translated protein: MKILVALAVFFLVSTQLFAEEIGANDDLNYWSDWSDSDQIKEELPEPFEHLLQRIARRPKPQQFFGLMGKRDADSSIEKQVALLKALYGHGQISHKMAYERSAMQNYERRRK
- the TAC1 gene encoding protachykinin-1 isoform X2 — protein: MKILVALAVFFLVSTQLFAEEIGANDDLNYWSDWSDSDQIKEELPEPFEHLLQRIARRPKPQQFFGLMGKRDAGHGQISHKRHKTDSFVGLMGKRALNSVAYERSAMQNYERRRK
- the TAC1 gene encoding protachykinin-1 isoform X4, translated to MKILVALAVFFLVSTQLFAEEIGANDDLNYWSDWSDSDQIKEELPEPFEHLLQRIARRPKPQQFFGLMGKRDAGHGQISHKMAYERSAMQNYERRRK